From Methanospirillum lacunae, a single genomic window includes:
- the xerA gene encoding site-specific tyrosine recombinase/integron integrase, with protein sequence MNSGYFSEWIPRFIQYLKMRNYSAKTLVSYDQTLTRFGHYIWMTRNSRAAITPESFQKHPLRLETEVEVSAIEITGYLSFLTQSREYHATTLNRILSSLSSFYRFMIMQDVLSANPVPRIDRPRVKDVELRYLKHSQVIRLLRSIPDPRDKLIVRIIYATGVRVSELCSINVEDIDIDDQMIRVKGKGGKIRMVFVDQETLDDIDLMIGDRLTGPLFYGQQGHHISPRTVQHIFRKYAPEGITPHKIRHSYASELYRRSKNLRVVQENLGHASIKTTEVYLHTDLDERRRVYHDFFPLSSSEHE encoded by the coding sequence GTGAATTCAGGATATTTTTCAGAATGGATTCCCCGGTTTATCCAGTATCTGAAAATGCGCAATTATTCGGCGAAAACTTTGGTCAGTTATGACCAGACACTAACACGGTTTGGTCATTACATCTGGATGACCCGAAATAGCCGGGCTGCCATCACCCCTGAGTCATTTCAAAAACATCCTTTACGACTTGAGACCGAAGTAGAAGTCAGTGCAATTGAGATCACAGGATACCTCTCATTCCTGACTCAGAGTAGGGAGTATCATGCCACCACTCTGAACAGGATCCTCTCCTCGCTCTCCTCTTTTTATAGGTTTATGATCATGCAGGATGTACTCTCAGCAAATCCGGTACCTCGCATTGATCGGCCACGAGTGAAAGATGTCGAACTCAGATATCTCAAACATAGTCAGGTTATCAGACTACTCAGATCAATCCCAGACCCCAGGGACAAACTGATCGTCAGGATCATCTATGCCACCGGAGTGCGAGTATCAGAACTTTGTTCAATCAATGTTGAAGATATTGATATCGATGACCAGATGATCAGAGTCAAAGGGAAAGGAGGAAAGATCAGAATGGTATTTGTCGATCAAGAGACCCTGGATGATATTGATCTCATGATAGGAGACCGCCTAACAGGTCCACTTTTCTATGGGCAACAGGGGCACCATATCTCACCGCGAACTGTGCAACATATCTTTAGGAAATATGCACCAGAAGGTATCACCCCTCATAAGATTAGGCATAGTTACGCAAGTGAACTCTATCGGAGGTCCAAAAACCTTAGAGTCGTACAGGAAAATCTGGGCCATGCATCAATAAAGACAACCGAGGTGTATCTGCATACTGATCTTGATGAGCGTCGCAGAGTCTATCATGACTTCTTCCCACTTTCTTCTTCAGAGCATGAGTGA
- a CDS encoding helix-turn-helix transcriptional regulator, with translation MTGSEEDAFRLIASQPEGVLQSELWKMLGVDSRKCSRIVKKLLDTNRVERIEYRQDGIKTFRLIAKKGPVDPRCLLAGEELIPCIACDLECSVNECNLLLDWMYQLAISDVEVENPEEEEEA, from the coding sequence ATGACCGGATCCGAAGAAGACGCTTTCAGGCTGATAGCTAGTCAGCCTGAAGGTGTTCTGCAGAGTGAACTCTGGAAGATGCTGGGAGTTGACAGCCGGAAATGCTCCCGTATCGTTAAAAAGCTCCTTGATACCAACCGGGTGGAGAGGATTGAGTACAGGCAGGATGGCATCAAGACATTTCGTCTGATAGCTAAGAAAGGCCCGGTTGACCCCCGCTGTCTTCTTGCCGGTGAAGAGTTAATCCCTTGTATAGCCTGTGATTTGGAATGCTCAGTGAATGAGTGTAATCTTCTCCTGGATTGGATGTATCAACTTGCAATCTCTGATGTTGAAGTTGAGAATCCTGAAGAGGAAGAAGAAGCATAA
- a CDS encoding hybrid sensor histidine kinase/response regulator, with product MVSLLLIDTDFDFCSGIYTEFGKNQNYSLHIISSWNEARETLVHHSIDIIISGFDLKESLEFLREIRSSKNLTPFIILIKHGDETGIIEGISQGADLVLPKTDPISLCPALDTAINRFLSQISTSSSWKEVVPISMQDNVSSESDYAVRDYRVVLNAIPLPVFLRNLNGIYIDCNTAFEKFVRINKNDIVGKSNYDFFPREVADHYHYMDELIIENPYVQQYEYSFENHQGGTNNILISKNVLQIGDGKICGIIGVIFDISDRKKFEEIVYTSEEKYRTLADYTYDWEALISPERIYRYVSPSCERITGYLPIDFISNPDLVINITHPDDMEKIQRHYLGGFNQDTGPFQTDYRIITRSGEERWLSHICQSVFRDDGSWIGRRESKCDITFRKEIEKAYLETNLKLNLLSSITRHDVLNQLSALVGYTDIALEMTTDPDIGVMLKRVMSTAKTISDQISFTRTYQDIGIKAPAWQEVNDVIKRATAGVSIEFIEIDVTLTGLEVLADPLLERVFFCLLDNSERHGKYVTRSRFSCRDENECLIIVYEDNGVGIDTREKDRVFDRGYGKNTGFGLFLAKEILAISGESITEKGEPGKGVVFEIRFQPGSFRRRPST from the coding sequence TTGGTCTCACTGCTTCTGATAGATACAGATTTTGATTTTTGTTCGGGTATCTATACGGAATTCGGAAAAAACCAAAACTATTCGCTCCATATTATTTCATCATGGAATGAGGCACGAGAAACACTGGTTCATCACAGCATCGATATTATTATTTCTGGCTTTGACTTGAAAGAGAGCCTTGAATTCTTAAGGGAGATCAGGAGTTCAAAAAATTTAACTCCCTTTATTATTCTGATAAAACATGGTGATGAAACGGGGATTATTGAAGGAATTAGTCAGGGGGCAGATCTTGTCCTTCCAAAAACTGATCCTATCTCACTCTGCCCTGCATTGGATACTGCCATTAACCGTTTTTTATCACAAATATCAACCTCTTCCTCGTGGAAAGAGGTTGTGCCTATATCTATGCAAGATAATGTATCATCAGAGTCAGATTACGCTGTCAGAGATTATAGAGTTGTCTTAAATGCAATTCCCTTACCAGTCTTTTTACGAAACCTCAATGGAATTTATATTGATTGTAATACTGCATTTGAAAAGTTCGTTAGAATTAATAAAAACGATATTGTAGGTAAGTCAAACTATGATTTCTTTCCAAGAGAGGTCGCTGACCACTATCACTACATGGATGAACTCATTATTGAAAACCCATATGTCCAGCAATATGAATATAGTTTCGAGAATCACCAGGGAGGGACCAATAATATACTCATTTCAAAAAATGTCCTTCAAATTGGAGACGGAAAAATTTGCGGAATTATCGGAGTCATTTTTGATATCAGTGATCGTAAGAAGTTTGAGGAGATCGTTTATACCAGTGAAGAAAAATACAGGACGTTAGCAGATTACACATATGACTGGGAGGCATTGATAAGTCCAGAAAGAATATACCGGTATGTCTCGCCATCCTGTGAGAGGATAACGGGATATCTGCCTATTGATTTTATTTCAAATCCCGATCTTGTAATCAACATTACTCATCCTGATGACATGGAGAAGATACAACGCCATTACCTGGGTGGTTTCAACCAAGATACCGGTCCTTTCCAGACAGACTATCGGATCATTACCCGTTCAGGAGAAGAACGCTGGTTAAGTCATATCTGTCAGTCCGTATTTAGGGATGATGGCTCCTGGATTGGACGCCGAGAGAGTAAATGCGATATCACATTCAGAAAAGAGATCGAAAAGGCATATTTAGAGACAAATCTGAAACTTAATCTCCTTTCAAGTATAACCAGGCACGATGTTTTAAATCAACTATCAGCTCTTGTTGGCTATACAGACATTGCATTAGAAATGACCACCGATCCTGATATCGGTGTCATGCTGAAACGGGTTATGTCAACTGCGAAAACCATATCAGACCAGATTTCTTTCACACGGACATATCAGGATATCGGAATCAAGGCTCCGGCATGGCAGGAAGTGAATGATGTTATCAAACGAGCAACAGCCGGTGTCTCAATTGAATTTATTGAGATAGACGTAACATTAACAGGTCTTGAGGTGCTTGCTGATCCACTCCTTGAAAGGGTGTTCTTCTGTCTGCTTGACAACTCAGAGAGACATGGAAAATACGTTACACGATCACGGTTCTCATGCCGGGATGAGAATGAATGTTTGATTATCGTGTACGAAGATAATGGAGTTGGAATCGATACTCGCGAAAAAGATCGGGTTTTTGATAGAGGATATGGAAAAAACACGGGGTTTGGACTCTTTCTTGCCAAAGAAATCCTTGCAATATCTGGAGAGTCAATTACTGAGAAAGGAGAACCCGGAAAGGGAGTTGTATTTGAGATTAGATTCCAACCAGGATCATTCAGACGTCGTCCGTCAACCTGA
- a CDS encoding acylphosphatase: protein MAIKRSRVIAEGRVQGVGYRMFVRDLAAMYHLNGWVKNCTDGTVEVVIEGEEESVNEMIEAMYARDSYVIRVDRLITKKETPIGDTGFEIRR, encoded by the coding sequence ATGGCGATAAAGAGGAGTCGGGTTATTGCGGAGGGGCGTGTGCAGGGTGTTGGGTACCGGATGTTTGTCAGGGATCTTGCAGCCATGTACCATCTAAACGGATGGGTGAAGAATTGTACAGATGGTACGGTTGAAGTAGTGATCGAAGGTGAAGAAGAGAGTGTTAATGAAATGATTGAGGCGATGTATGCCAGGGATTCATACGTAATCAGGGTTGATCGCCTCATTACTAAAAAGGAAACCCCGATTGGTGACACCGGATTTGAAATCCGTAGATAA
- a CDS encoding LSM domain-containing protein → MVSSIVLPIKKVYSLVDSTISVEMKDEGRIFQGRLVAVDEYLNLHLEDSIETTDAANRRDLGSLVIRGNNILSIAPVA, encoded by the coding sequence ATGGTTAGCAGCATTGTCCTTCCAATAAAAAAGGTATATTCTCTCGTTGACAGTACCATTTCAGTGGAGATGAAAGACGAAGGACGGATCTTCCAGGGCAGGCTGGTCGCCGTTGATGAGTATCTGAATCTGCATCTTGAAGATAGTATAGAGACAACTGATGCAGCAAATAGGCGTGACCTTGGATCGCTTGTCATCAGGGGTAACAACATTCTCTCGATTGCACCGGTAGCATAA
- a CDS encoding diadenylate cyclase produces the protein MIRVLLIHGPGGDILVSDLTGQMEVDLVQAASLQAGKVQDARIAFDIILVPGPGYPGSTEPTHSLDLIQWNHDVRSRGDSSVFLLYNVIDSSLVVTDVTAGITIISPGQAASRSLISSIRQASNRGRLERSFRTGYDLQRRIIASMPLAYFYVEDGKITDFNQACLNLLGRSSDQIKGLHISDLLSSDEESGTRYEASLITPEGPIPVSVFILHRDSDVSSGIIFLEDRREPEELKARLRETERECREKLWLSETLVLKMDPDGVITFANNATLRCFGYMDLGLEGDHISMLLPPGVDHESVAPLNLFLGVANESEPTAIHIMEHQRRDGGKIYIAWTTKAYYTPSGELTGLLCIGTDMTDQTPEGEGRISTRIWRDRVIEGTDITPEVFDAILQACIEIAREGREGKPVGTAFLVGDRDGVMARSRQLILNPFYGHPADMRTVIKKDVREMLKEYALLDGAFVVSGDGMLEAAGRYITVDASQASLPKGMGTRHSSTAAITTVTRTVGFVVSESGGRVSVIKDGKIVKVIG, from the coding sequence ATGATCCGGGTTCTTCTGATTCATGGCCCTGGCGGTGATATACTGGTCTCTGATCTCACCGGTCAGATGGAGGTTGACCTGGTCCAGGCTGCTTCTTTACAGGCGGGGAAGGTACAGGATGCCAGAATTGCCTTTGATATTATTCTAGTTCCTGGACCTGGATATCCGGGTTCTACAGAACCAACCCACTCTTTAGATCTAATACAATGGAATCATGACGTCAGGTCACGGGGAGATTCCAGTGTCTTTCTGCTCTACAATGTTATTGATTCCTCTCTCGTTGTTACTGATGTTACTGCTGGTATAACAATCATTTCTCCGGGTCAGGCTGCGTCCCGTTCACTGATTTCTTCAATAAGACAGGCTTCAAACCGGGGACGTTTGGAACGTTCATTCAGAACAGGATATGATCTTCAAAGACGTATCATTGCCTCGATGCCTCTTGCCTATTTTTATGTTGAAGATGGTAAGATCACTGATTTTAATCAGGCGTGTCTGAACCTTTTAGGAAGATCATCAGATCAAATAAAAGGACTCCATATTTCGGATCTGCTCTCTTCAGATGAAGAGTCAGGTACCCGGTATGAAGCGAGTTTAATCACCCCTGAAGGGCCAATCCCAGTGAGTGTTTTCATTCTACATAGGGATTCTGATGTATCGTCGGGAATAATTTTTCTTGAGGATCGTCGCGAACCTGAGGAACTTAAAGCCAGGCTTCGTGAGACCGAACGGGAATGTAGGGAGAAACTCTGGTTGTCTGAGACACTTGTTCTTAAGATGGATCCAGATGGCGTCATCACCTTTGCAAACAATGCGACTCTCCGGTGTTTTGGATATATGGATCTGGGACTTGAGGGAGATCACATCAGTATGTTACTCCCTCCCGGAGTTGATCATGAATCTGTTGCCCCTCTCAATCTTTTTCTTGGGGTGGCAAATGAATCTGAACCAACTGCTATCCATATCATGGAACATCAAAGAAGAGATGGTGGTAAAATCTACATCGCCTGGACAACAAAAGCATACTATACACCATCAGGGGAGCTTACCGGCCTTCTTTGTATTGGCACTGATATGACTGATCAGACCCCGGAAGGTGAAGGTCGAATCAGTACCCGGATTTGGCGTGATCGGGTGATTGAAGGGACAGATATAACTCCTGAAGTATTTGATGCCATTCTACAGGCATGTATTGAGATAGCACGTGAAGGTCGCGAAGGTAAACCTGTTGGTACAGCTTTTCTTGTTGGTGACCGTGATGGAGTGATGGCCCGCTCCCGTCAACTTATTCTTAATCCGTTTTATGGTCATCCAGCTGATATGCGGACGGTTATTAAGAAAGATGTACGAGAGATGCTAAAAGAATATGCCCTTCTCGATGGTGCTTTCGTTGTTTCAGGGGATGGTATGCTTGAGGCTGCCGGACGATACATTACTGTAGACGCCAGTCAGGCATCTCTTCCAAAAGGAATGGGAACCCGGCATTCATCAACAGCAGCAATAACAACAGTCACCCGGACAGTTGGATTTGTTGTATCTGAAAGTGGTGGCCGTGTCTCGGTGATAAAGGATGGAAAAATTGTAAAGGTTATTGGGTGA
- a CDS encoding class 1 fructose-bisphosphatase, giving the protein MVYLQKYLEDCGCDPDLVQLIRLISRQMEPIRKAFLDNQFYEHTLNASGEVQAALDKWADAHLIKVIGESGYVREIASEEQEDIIRFENSRREYAMVMDPLDGSSLISTNLAVGTIVGIYESGGVMQKGSNLKAACYTLFGPLTVLVVSVGKGVQSFAWDPKSEHYYLLKKSFDIPEGKIYGSGGVYKDYIPAHEKVLSYFDEKGFKVRYSGSFVADCHQLLVYGGIYTYPALKKSPKGKLRLLFEANPLGYIITQAGGAITDGYQSPLDIQPEKVHQRTPIYIGSAGIIKKIEEIYREQ; this is encoded by the coding sequence ATGGTTTATCTTCAGAAATATCTCGAAGATTGTGGCTGTGATCCCGATCTTGTTCAACTCATCCGCCTCATCTCACGCCAGATGGAGCCAATCAGAAAAGCCTTTTTAGATAATCAGTTTTATGAACATACCCTGAATGCCTCAGGTGAAGTTCAGGCAGCTTTAGACAAGTGGGCTGATGCTCATCTGATCAAAGTTATTGGTGAATCTGGATACGTCAGGGAGATTGCTTCAGAAGAACAGGAAGACATCATAAGGTTTGAGAATTCCAGGCGTGAATATGCAATGGTGATGGACCCACTCGATGGCTCATCATTGATCTCAACAAACCTTGCCGTCGGAACTATTGTAGGTATTTACGAAAGTGGAGGGGTAATGCAGAAAGGTTCAAACCTCAAAGCTGCCTGTTACACACTCTTTGGCCCTCTGACTGTTCTGGTCGTTTCTGTAGGTAAGGGAGTTCAAAGTTTTGCCTGGGATCCTAAATCCGAGCATTATTACCTCTTGAAAAAGTCATTTGATATTCCTGAAGGGAAGATATATGGATCAGGCGGGGTGTATAAAGACTACATTCCAGCCCATGAAAAGGTTCTTAGTTACTTTGATGAAAAGGGTTTCAAGGTCAGGTACTCTGGTTCATTTGTTGCAGACTGTCACCAACTCTTAGTCTATGGAGGAATCTACACTTATCCTGCCCTTAAAAAGAGTCCCAAGGGTAAGCTTCGCCTACTCTTTGAAGCAAATCCGCTAGGATACATTATCACCCAGGCAGGTGGCGCCATAACTGATGGGTATCAAAGTCCACTAGATATACAGCCTGAAAAAGTTCATCAGAGGACTCCTATCTATATTGGGAGTGCGGGTATCATTAAAAAGATCGAAGAAATTTACAGGGAACAATAA
- the glgP gene encoding alpha-glucan family phosphorylase: protein MIGIRWIDFDHIPDRLSGLIDLSYNLWSSWHPEAQMLFKNLNKQGWKESIHNPVLMLQQLPPEILQEGSENPEYTNQYDAVIAKFQRYMLAKNQWFTEYYPEHQRHKIAYFSAEYGLQHSLPFYAGGLGFLAGDHLKECSDLGVPVVAIGFMYSDGYLHQRIRSDGWQEDVEEKLDRDNAPIKRVLNKDGEQLILQVPFITPQIHFSIWRVDIGRIILYLIDTEIEQNPPHLRNISSRLYSSINEMRLLQEIVLGVGGTHLLHELGIQYSAIHLNEGHASFALVERFRQKVEAGLDPTEAWRQVKETSLFTTHTPVPAGHDKFPHWMLDKYFGQYYGALTMTRDEFLKAGSHQEDPPDMFNMAAFALRMSAYSNGVSVKHGEVARKMWHFLWPEEKLDDVPIGSITNGVHVPTWMNPRLIQLMNRYLSPICPDWLDHHDKDYVWALIDRIPDEKLWELHYNLKIKLINRILQFKRRDWMKYQADCANVVAGGALIDPNTLTIGFARRFSTYKRADLIFRDLDRIKKILNNPWKPVQIIFAGKAHPADDEGKRILQRIYQYAQQPEFGGRIAFIEDYGEQIAKYLVQGVDIWMNNPVPPLEASGTSGMKAAVNGVLNLSIGDGWWLEGYNKKNGWIFGDNQKNSGGDRDWEDAIELYDLLEKEIVPLYYDTNLDNVPHAWVQMMKETIKSNAPKFSARRMVKEYVHKYYIPAISCTECNNAFEPFH from the coding sequence ATGATAGGCATTCGATGGATCGATTTTGATCATATCCCTGACCGGTTATCCGGACTTATAGACCTGTCCTATAATCTCTGGTCATCATGGCATCCGGAAGCCCAGATGCTATTTAAAAACCTGAACAAGCAGGGCTGGAAGGAGAGTATTCATAACCCGGTACTGATGCTGCAGCAGCTTCCGCCTGAAATTCTCCAGGAGGGAAGCGAAAATCCGGAGTACACCAATCAATATGATGCTGTCATTGCCAAATTCCAAAGGTATATGCTAGCCAAAAATCAGTGGTTTACCGAGTATTACCCTGAACATCAACGTCATAAGATTGCGTACTTTTCAGCAGAGTACGGATTGCAGCACTCACTTCCATTTTATGCCGGTGGGCTAGGATTTCTAGCCGGCGACCATTTAAAAGAATGTAGTGATCTTGGAGTTCCGGTTGTAGCTATCGGATTCATGTACTCAGACGGATATCTTCACCAACGGATTAGAAGTGACGGATGGCAGGAGGACGTTGAAGAAAAACTTGACCGGGATAACGCTCCTATCAAACGGGTCTTGAACAAAGATGGAGAACAACTCATTCTACAGGTCCCGTTCATCACTCCGCAGATACATTTCTCTATCTGGCGGGTAGACATCGGCAGGATCATTCTCTATCTCATTGACACAGAAATTGAACAGAATCCCCCACACCTGCGTAATATCAGTAGCCGCCTTTACAGTAGTATAAACGAAATGCGACTTCTACAGGAGATTGTTCTTGGAGTAGGAGGTACTCACCTCCTTCATGAATTAGGAATCCAGTACTCTGCGATTCACTTGAATGAGGGACACGCATCGTTCGCTCTTGTGGAACGGTTTAGGCAGAAAGTCGAGGCAGGACTTGATCCCACTGAGGCCTGGCGTCAGGTTAAGGAGACATCCCTTTTCACAACCCATACCCCAGTACCTGCTGGGCATGACAAATTCCCCCATTGGATGCTTGATAAGTACTTTGGTCAGTATTATGGGGCATTGACAATGACACGTGATGAGTTCCTAAAAGCAGGATCTCATCAGGAAGATCCACCAGACATGTTCAACATGGCTGCGTTTGCCCTCAGGATGTCTGCCTATTCAAACGGAGTGAGTGTAAAACACGGGGAAGTTGCAAGAAAGATGTGGCATTTCCTCTGGCCTGAAGAGAAACTCGATGATGTTCCAATTGGATCAATCACCAACGGAGTCCATGTTCCAACCTGGATGAACCCGCGGTTGATCCAATTGATGAACAGATACCTCTCACCTATCTGTCCGGACTGGCTCGATCACCATGACAAGGATTATGTGTGGGCACTCATTGACAGGATTCCTGATGAAAAACTCTGGGAACTCCATTATAATCTAAAAATAAAACTGATAAACCGTATCCTCCAATTCAAGCGACGTGATTGGATGAAATACCAGGCAGATTGTGCAAACGTAGTCGCCGGAGGGGCCCTGATTGATCCAAACACACTTACAATAGGGTTTGCACGAAGATTCTCAACGTATAAACGTGCTGATCTTATCTTCAGAGATCTTGACCGCATTAAAAAAATTCTGAACAATCCCTGGAAACCAGTGCAGATCATCTTTGCAGGAAAAGCACACCCTGCAGACGATGAAGGAAAGCGGATATTACAGCGTATCTACCAGTATGCCCAACAACCAGAGTTTGGTGGAAGGATCGCTTTTATTGAAGACTATGGTGAACAGATTGCCAAATATCTCGTTCAGGGTGTTGATATCTGGATGAACAACCCGGTTCCACCTCTTGAGGCAAGTGGTACAAGCGGGATGAAGGCCGCAGTGAATGGAGTACTCAATCTCTCTATCGGAGATGGATGGTGGCTTGAGGGATACAACAAGAAAAACGGATGGATATTTGGAGATAACCAAAAAAACTCGGGTGGAGATCGTGACTGGGAGGATGCCATTGAACTGTATGATCTTCTGGAAAAAGAGATCGTTCCACTCTACTATGATACAAATCTTGATAATGTCCCCCATGCCTGGGTGCAGATGATGAAAGAGACGATAAAGAGTAATGCACCTAAGTTTTCAGCCAGAAGAATGGTGAAAGAGTACGTGCATAAATATTACATTCCGGCAATCTCATGCACAGAATGCAATAACGCATTCGAACCATTCCATTAA
- a CDS encoding response regulator → MNDSKKDYSILIVEDDPIIARVLETILKDSGFSADEPVNSGEKAISRVAARKPGIVLMDIDLLGHISGIETARILFHIFNIPVIFVTGHDEEEVLIHAKEADPFGFLVKPINQNILNTTIQVSINLHEKLTGTTEGKTGGLTQIQCEELTGSLKPVVLLNDRNRIIWMNDAAEFLLEKSYSDLLLSDAPSLIMMEDPTSGESVDIFSLDPVFERPLKLKQVQHSKQVVPKIFMINDSFGDISGYFLELNPASE, encoded by the coding sequence ATGAATGATTCAAAAAAGGATTACAGCATCCTCATTGTTGAGGATGATCCAATCATAGCCCGCGTTCTTGAGACGATCCTCAAAGACAGTGGCTTTTCAGCTGATGAACCTGTAAACTCAGGTGAAAAAGCTATCTCACGGGTTGCAGCCAGAAAGCCTGGTATCGTGCTCATGGACATCGATCTTCTGGGTCATATATCCGGAATTGAGACAGCCCGCATCCTTTTTCATATATTCAATATACCGGTGATCTTTGTTACAGGCCATGATGAGGAAGAGGTTCTCATACATGCCAAAGAAGCAGATCCTTTCGGTTTTCTTGTAAAACCGATCAACCAGAATATCCTTAATACAACAATACAGGTAAGTATCAATCTGCACGAAAAACTTACAGGTACCACAGAAGGTAAGACTGGAGGCCTGACACAGATTCAATGTGAAGAGTTGACAGGATCGTTAAAACCTGTTGTCCTCTTAAATGACCGTAACCGCATCATATGGATGAATGATGCTGCAGAATTCCTACTTGAGAAATCATATTCTGATCTTCTGTTATCTGACGCTCCATCATTAATTATGATGGAAGATCCAACATCTGGCGAATCAGTAGATATTTTTTCACTTGATCCTGTATTTGAACGTCCACTTAAATTAAAACAAGTTCAGCATTCAAAACAGGTAGTGCCAAAGATATTTATGATCAATGATTCATTTGGAGATATCAGCGGATATTTCCTGGAGCTCAACCCGGCTAGCGAATAA
- a CDS encoding apurinic/apyrimidinic endonuclease family protein has product MIKPTRFGAGCLLTQPEVFPSVAELLDNEAIGHIQLLVIPQSDVTFQTNIEIFEPYSGKIRIHAPHHFHQVNPCDPDLYSSGIFNIRDHIESAMSQTLESADRTGSEIIVLHAGRYRHGQKEEAIARFHNFLDLYPDPRYILESLPDLQRGPTYLGTTPDELKILGAGTVKGVCPDFPHLWCTSKVRDIPYLDLLDGMAQLGMKFSHLSGSPGPDSDRQHLLFDDPDNIFNLGLLRSFLTVHKDLELSLEFPVDDPAIIMRQVAIGSEC; this is encoded by the coding sequence ATGATCAAACCGACACGATTTGGAGCAGGTTGTCTGCTCACCCAACCTGAAGTCTTTCCATCAGTTGCAGAACTTCTGGACAATGAGGCCATCGGACATATTCAGTTATTGGTAATACCCCAGTCTGATGTAACATTTCAGACCAACATAGAAATTTTTGAGCCATACTCTGGAAAAATACGGATCCATGCCCCACACCATTTCCATCAGGTGAACCCATGTGATCCAGATCTCTACTCTTCAGGGATATTCAATATAAGAGATCACATCGAATCGGCGATGAGTCAGACCCTGGAGTCGGCAGATCGGACAGGTTCAGAGATCATTGTACTTCATGCAGGAAGATATCGACATGGCCAAAAGGAGGAAGCAATTGCCAGGTTCCATAATTTCCTGGATCTGTACCCAGATCCACGATATATCCTTGAAAGCCTTCCCGATCTTCAGCGTGGCCCAACATATCTTGGTACAACCCCAGATGAACTCAAAATTCTTGGAGCAGGTACTGTCAAAGGGGTTTGCCCTGACTTTCCACATCTCTGGTGTACGTCAAAAGTCAGAGATATACCGTACCTAGATCTTCTTGATGGAATGGCACAACTTGGAATGAAATTCAGTCATCTTTCAGGAAGTCCGGGACCTGATTCAGACAGACAGCATCTTCTCTTTGATGATCCTGACAACATTTTTAACTTAGGGCTTCTTAGATCATTCCTGACTGTTCATAAGGATCTTGAACTTAGCCTTGAGTTTCCAGTTGATGACCCAGCCATAATAATGCGACAGGTTGCCATAGGATCAGAATGTTGA
- a CDS encoding rubredoxin, with amino-acid sequence MKSMRCTICGHIYNPDTGDGEIQAGVDFADVPDTWKCPICMADKSMFITV; translated from the coding sequence ATGAAATCAATGAGATGCACGATATGTGGACATATCTATAATCCAGATACCGGAGACGGGGAAATTCAGGCTGGAGTTGATTTTGCTGATGTCCCAGATACATGGAAATGCCCGATATGCATGGCTGACAAATCCATGTTTATTACAGTATGA